In Streptomyces hawaiiensis, one genomic interval encodes:
- a CDS encoding SDR family NAD(P)-dependent oxidoreductase has translation MKDTRPLALVTGASSGIGHELARQFALHGYDLVVNAEDERLESAARALRETGAEVRAVRADLRTPEGRYRLLDALDGLTVDVAALNAGVGRGGAFVDTDLADDQEVIDLNVTATVRLAKPLLRAMVARGAGRIAFTSSVASTMPGSFQPVYNASKAFVQSFAQALAEEEKDSGVTVTSFMPGPTDTDFFHRAGMADDTRIGAMEKDDPVQVAEQAFKAIVKGEKKAVTGSLKAKAQGLAGKVLPDGVKAAAHRRMAEPGSGAGEDSGRQE, from the coding sequence ATGAAGGACACACGCCCACTCGCCTTGGTCACCGGCGCGTCAAGCGGAATCGGCCACGAGCTGGCCCGGCAGTTCGCGCTGCACGGTTACGACCTCGTGGTGAACGCCGAGGACGAACGGCTGGAGTCAGCCGCGCGGGCCTTGCGGGAGACGGGCGCGGAGGTCCGCGCGGTGCGCGCCGATCTCCGGACCCCCGAGGGACGGTACCGGCTGCTGGACGCGCTCGACGGTCTGACGGTCGACGTCGCCGCCCTCAACGCGGGAGTGGGCCGGGGCGGCGCCTTCGTCGACACCGACCTCGCCGATGATCAGGAGGTCATCGATCTCAACGTCACCGCGACCGTGCGGCTGGCCAAGCCACTGCTGCGGGCCATGGTGGCGCGCGGTGCGGGCCGGATCGCTTTCACCTCGTCCGTCGCCTCGACGATGCCCGGTTCCTTCCAGCCCGTCTACAACGCGTCCAAGGCGTTCGTGCAGTCCTTCGCCCAGGCGCTGGCGGAAGAGGAGAAGGACAGCGGCGTCACGGTTACCTCGTTCATGCCGGGCCCGACGGACACGGACTTCTTCCACCGAGCGGGCATGGCGGACGACACCCGGATCGGCGCCATGGAGAAGGACGACCCCGTGCAGGTGGCCGAGCAGGCGTTCAAGGCGATCGTGAAGGGCGAGAAGAAGGCCGTGACCGGATCGCTGAAGGCCAAGGCACAGGGATTGGCCGGGAAGGTGTTGCCCGACGGGGTCAAGGCGGCGGCCCACCGGCGGATGGCCGAACCGGGCTCCGGGGCCGGTGAGGACTCCGGGCGGCAGGAGTGA
- a CDS encoding flotillin family protein translates to MSSVIVAVGGVVVLLVLIALVVVSRYKVAGPSEAFIVTGRRGKKATDPETGRVFTDNSGQKVVVGGGVFVVPFVQQKFTLDLSSRHIPVAVRGAVTLRGVKANLEGVAIVKVGGSEDAIRAAAQRFLMQQDGIVGFTQEVLSGALRAIVGRMSVEDIIRDRAAFAGQVAEEAEASLSGQGLVLDAFQIQDITTEGSYLEDLGRPEAARAKQEADIAEAVARRAAEQARLKAEEEIAIAQRTFYLKQAEIKAETDEAAARAAAAGPLAEAAREQEILTQQEKVAERQAALTDRQLDTQVRKPADAQRYAAEQEAEAKRVARVKQAEAEKSAGIADAQAEAERARLTGEGEKQRRSALADAQAIEGLKEGEAEKARRAAIAEAVRLEGEAEATAIGAKGAAEAEAMRKKADAFAQYGDAAVLHMLVEVLPQVVAKASEPLSAVDKMTVISTDGASQLSRTVADNVAQGVELLSSTTGVDLAELLKGITQGRGAAQPTATPAAEANGKIQIG, encoded by the coding sequence ATGAGTTCTGTCATTGTCGCGGTCGGAGGAGTCGTCGTACTCCTCGTGCTGATCGCGCTGGTCGTCGTCAGCCGGTACAAGGTCGCCGGTCCGAGTGAGGCGTTCATCGTCACCGGGCGGCGCGGCAAGAAGGCCACCGATCCGGAGACCGGACGGGTCTTCACCGACAACAGCGGTCAGAAGGTCGTGGTCGGCGGCGGGGTCTTCGTCGTGCCGTTCGTGCAGCAGAAGTTCACCCTCGACCTGTCCTCCCGGCACATTCCCGTCGCCGTGCGCGGCGCGGTCACGCTGCGCGGAGTGAAGGCCAACCTGGAGGGTGTCGCGATCGTGAAGGTCGGCGGCAGTGAGGACGCCATCCGGGCCGCCGCACAGCGATTTCTGATGCAGCAGGACGGCATCGTAGGTTTCACACAGGAGGTGCTGTCGGGCGCACTGCGCGCGATCGTCGGCCGGATGTCGGTGGAGGACATCATCCGCGACCGTGCCGCCTTCGCCGGGCAGGTCGCTGAGGAGGCCGAGGCGAGCCTGTCCGGGCAGGGCCTGGTGCTGGACGCCTTCCAGATCCAGGACATCACCACCGAGGGCTCCTACCTGGAGGACCTCGGCCGACCGGAAGCCGCCCGCGCCAAGCAGGAGGCCGACATCGCCGAGGCGGTCGCCCGGCGCGCCGCCGAGCAGGCCCGGCTGAAGGCCGAAGAGGAAATCGCGATCGCCCAGCGGACCTTCTACCTCAAGCAGGCCGAGATCAAGGCCGAGACCGACGAGGCCGCCGCCCGTGCGGCCGCCGCCGGCCCGCTCGCGGAGGCGGCCCGGGAGCAGGAGATCCTCACCCAGCAGGAGAAGGTCGCCGAACGGCAGGCCGCGCTGACCGACCGTCAGCTCGACACCCAGGTCCGCAAGCCCGCCGATGCCCAGCGCTACGCCGCCGAACAGGAGGCCGAGGCCAAGCGGGTGGCGCGGGTCAAGCAGGCCGAGGCGGAGAAGTCCGCGGGCATTGCGGACGCCCAGGCGGAGGCCGAGCGGGCCCGGCTGACCGGTGAGGGCGAGAAGCAGCGTCGTAGTGCGCTGGCCGACGCCCAGGCCATCGAAGGGCTCAAGGAGGGCGAGGCCGAGAAGGCCCGGCGCGCGGCCATCGCGGAAGCGGTCCGGCTGGAGGGCGAGGCGGAAGCGACGGCGATCGGCGCCAAGGGTGCGGCCGAGGCCGAGGCGATGCGGAAGAAGGCCGACGCCTTCGCCCAGTACGGCGACGCCGCCGTGCTGCACATGCTGGTGGAGGTGCTGCCGCAGGTGGTGGCCAAGGCGTCCGAGCCGCTGAGCGCCGTGGACAAGATGACCGTCATCTCCACGGACGGCGCGAGCCAGCTCTCGCGCACGGTCGCCGACAATGTGGCGCAGGGCGTCGAACTCCTCAGCTCCACCACGGGAGTCGACCTTGCCGAGCTGCTGAAGGGCATCACACAAGGCCGCGGCGCGGCGCAGCCCACGGCCACGCCGGCTGCCGAGGCGAACGGCAAGATCCAGATCGGCTGA
- a CDS encoding WD40 repeat domain-containing serine/threonine protein kinase: MRQGAAAEAGEWRDWRVGDRVLGVYEVTGALGQGGMGLVHRVRHLGWDTDLAVKSPRPELFRDEADRQRFVREAETWVGLELHPHLCGCHYVRTIDGVPRVFAEYVNGGSLRESIDEGRLYRGARDEVLGRILDIAIQMARGLAHAHLSGVVHQDVKPGNVLLDRQGTAKITDFGLARARLFGIRPPSSGRAAAEATLLVTHGGLTPAYASPEQVRGVSLSRRTDVWSFAVSVLEMFTGAVTWGVGSAAGAALAAYRLGPPPDAPVASMPAALADLLERCLRERAEERPGDLAAVAGELAEVYAGEVARPYPRRAENAAEHRADGLNNRAMSLLDLGRTREAEAALAEAHAADPQHPQATYNLGLMRWRSGGLADDALVDQLESARASAGGPSPADHLLAHVHLERGDHESALPLLRAAAATAEATADADAGTALRDALAHLEREHAVGGRLLATFTGHRAFVHAVSLSEDGSRALSGDDAGNVRLWDTASGRPRALKGHRAAVHAVCLSPDGRLALTGGYDGDVRLWDTGTGRCLHRLSGHTGSVRAVCLASDGSTALTGGWDGTLRWWEVATGRCLRVVHSPEGPGGGRGVNAACLSADGRLALFVGGQTVLWDLANDRRVQTLDGDTIWPAALSHDRRRALTGGGDRALVWWDLATGRSLRILQADARPPCTAELSIDGRFAVSGAIGGTLRWWEPTTGRCLRTYDAHFAQVTSVSLSADGRRVLTGGDERVRLWQLPTPDAYTAPFQICRPRSHTELTRHDDRVAALLDEAESAAGRQRYADALALVAEARALPGHERDTRALAAWHRLSLVTVRTGVRGAWPAGTVELPTSGRQAHATADGRRALCADLDTLRLWDFEDGGRCVRTFDGHDGAVEAVSLSADERYALSGGRDGTVRVWEVRTGRCLRVLEGHGAKVRSVSFSGDGRFAFSGGEDGSVRWWERETGRMLWAYDYAGQGVYSVCPSADGRFVLSSGKGGRARMWELDSGHRARTFVDLARKADIEPPPPGILYSAQLTTDGRHAVTANGDGRVVLWDVAGGRRLHVFDEYVGSDGHAEPMTSVSLSADGRFALAANWDTTVRLLDLRAGRCLRTLGGHRRWVLSVHLSADGRYAVSTGTDRTLRRWELDWELEAREPAGWDEGARPHLEAFLAAHTPFGRPVPPGLQVVSYDPRLARHGKPVWSQADSDALLRHLARAGYGWLRADGVRAELARTAAAWQGPRPLPAPRRGPARVLSSASRRYRAWRGRPRS, translated from the coding sequence ATGCGGCAGGGGGCGGCGGCAGAGGCGGGGGAGTGGCGGGACTGGCGGGTCGGTGACCGGGTCCTCGGGGTGTACGAGGTGACCGGTGCCCTCGGCCAGGGAGGCATGGGGCTCGTTCACCGGGTGCGGCACCTGGGGTGGGACACCGATCTCGCCGTCAAGAGCCCACGTCCGGAGCTCTTCCGGGACGAGGCGGACAGGCAACGGTTCGTCCGTGAGGCGGAGACGTGGGTGGGGCTGGAACTCCATCCGCACCTGTGCGGATGTCACTATGTGCGCACGATTGACGGGGTGCCGCGGGTCTTCGCCGAGTACGTGAACGGCGGAAGCCTGCGCGAGTCGATCGACGAGGGCCGGCTCTACCGGGGCGCACGCGACGAGGTGCTGGGCCGGATCCTGGACATCGCGATCCAGATGGCGCGCGGGCTGGCGCACGCCCACCTCAGCGGGGTGGTGCACCAGGATGTCAAGCCGGGCAACGTGCTGCTCGACCGGCAGGGCACCGCCAAGATCACCGACTTCGGGCTCGCACGGGCCCGGCTCTTCGGTATCCGGCCGCCGTCCTCCGGCCGGGCGGCCGCCGAGGCCACGCTGCTGGTCACGCACGGCGGGTTGACGCCCGCGTACGCCTCACCCGAGCAGGTGCGGGGCGTGTCCCTGAGCCGTCGCACCGATGTGTGGAGCTTCGCGGTCAGCGTGCTGGAGATGTTCACCGGGGCGGTGACGTGGGGAGTGGGGTCCGCCGCGGGGGCGGCGCTCGCCGCGTACCGGCTGGGCCCGCCGCCCGACGCCCCGGTGGCCTCGATGCCGGCCGCGCTCGCGGACCTGCTGGAACGCTGTCTGCGCGAGCGGGCCGAGGAGCGGCCCGGTGACCTGGCGGCGGTGGCAGGGGAGTTGGCCGAGGTGTACGCGGGGGAGGTCGCCCGGCCGTATCCACGCCGGGCGGAGAACGCCGCCGAGCACCGGGCCGACGGGCTGAACAACCGGGCGATGTCGCTGCTCGACCTCGGCCGGACGCGGGAGGCGGAAGCCGCTCTCGCCGAGGCGCACGCCGCCGACCCGCAGCACCCGCAGGCCACGTACAACCTCGGGCTGATGAGGTGGCGGTCCGGCGGACTCGCGGACGACGCGCTGGTGGACCAGCTGGAGTCGGCCAGGGCGAGCGCGGGAGGACCCTCGCCCGCCGACCACCTCCTCGCCCACGTGCACCTCGAACGCGGCGATCACGAGTCCGCCCTGCCTCTCCTGCGCGCGGCGGCCGCGACCGCGGAGGCGACCGCGGACGCGGACGCCGGCACGGCCCTGCGCGACGCACTCGCGCACCTGGAGCGCGAACACGCCGTCGGAGGGCGCCTGCTCGCCACCTTCACCGGGCATCGGGCCTTCGTGCACGCGGTGAGTCTCAGCGAGGACGGCAGCCGCGCGCTGTCCGGGGACGACGCCGGGAACGTACGGCTGTGGGACACGGCCTCCGGCCGCCCGCGCGCTCTCAAGGGACATCGGGCCGCCGTGCACGCGGTGTGTCTGAGCCCGGACGGCCGTCTCGCCCTGACGGGCGGGTATGACGGCGACGTACGACTGTGGGACACCGGAACCGGCCGCTGCCTGCACAGGCTCTCCGGGCACACCGGCTCGGTCCGCGCCGTCTGCCTCGCCTCCGACGGGAGTACCGCCCTGACCGGCGGCTGGGATGGCACCCTGCGCTGGTGGGAGGTGGCCACCGGCCGCTGCCTGCGCGTCGTCCACTCCCCGGAAGGTCCGGGTGGGGGCCGCGGGGTCAACGCCGCCTGCCTGAGCGCCGACGGGCGGCTCGCCCTGTTCGTGGGCGGTCAGACCGTGCTCTGGGACCTGGCGAACGACCGCCGCGTGCAAACCCTGGACGGTGACACGATCTGGCCGGCCGCACTGAGTCACGACCGGCGGCGCGCGCTGACCGGCGGGGGCGACCGGGCCCTGGTGTGGTGGGACCTGGCGACCGGCCGGTCCCTGCGCATCTTGCAGGCGGACGCCCGGCCTCCCTGCACGGCCGAGCTGAGCATTGACGGGCGATTCGCGGTGTCAGGGGCCATCGGCGGCACGCTGCGCTGGTGGGAGCCCACCACCGGGCGCTGTCTGCGCACCTACGACGCGCACTTCGCCCAGGTGACCTCGGTGAGCCTGAGCGCGGACGGGCGGCGAGTGCTGACCGGGGGCGACGAGAGGGTACGGCTGTGGCAACTGCCCACCCCTGACGCGTACACCGCACCCTTCCAGATCTGCCGCCCCCGCTCTCACACCGAACTCACCCGCCACGACGACCGGGTCGCCGCGCTGCTGGACGAAGCCGAGTCGGCCGCGGGCCGGCAGCGGTACGCGGACGCGCTCGCCCTGGTGGCCGAGGCACGCGCCCTGCCGGGGCACGAGCGGGACACCCGTGCCCTGGCGGCCTGGCACCGGCTCTCGCTGGTCACCGTGCGGACGGGGGTGCGGGGCGCCTGGCCCGCCGGGACCGTCGAGCTGCCCACGTCCGGTCGGCAGGCCCACGCCACCGCCGACGGCCGGCGCGCCCTGTGCGCGGACCTCGACACCCTGCGGCTGTGGGACTTCGAGGACGGCGGCCGGTGCGTGCGTACCTTCGACGGGCACGACGGAGCGGTCGAGGCCGTCTCCCTCAGCGCCGACGAACGCTACGCCCTGTCGGGCGGGCGGGATGGGACGGTCCGCGTCTGGGAAGTTCGCACCGGGCGCTGCCTGAGAGTCCTCGAAGGGCACGGCGCGAAGGTCCGCTCGGTGAGCTTCAGCGGCGACGGGCGCTTCGCCTTCTCCGGCGGGGAGGACGGGTCCGTGCGCTGGTGGGAGCGGGAGACCGGACGGATGCTGTGGGCCTACGACTACGCGGGGCAAGGGGTGTACTCCGTGTGCCCCAGCGCCGACGGGCGGTTCGTTCTCTCCTCCGGCAAGGGCGGCAGGGCGCGGATGTGGGAGCTCGACTCCGGCCACCGCGCGCGGACCTTCGTGGATTTGGCCCGCAAGGCCGACATCGAGCCGCCGCCCCCGGGCATCCTGTACTCGGCCCAGCTCACCACGGACGGACGGCACGCGGTGACCGCCAACGGCGACGGGCGGGTGGTGCTGTGGGACGTGGCGGGCGGGCGGCGTCTGCACGTCTTCGACGAGTACGTCGGGAGCGACGGGCACGCTGAGCCGATGACGTCGGTGTCCCTGAGCGCGGACGGCCGCTTCGCGCTGGCCGCCAACTGGGACACGACCGTGAGGCTGCTGGATCTGCGGGCCGGACGCTGCCTGCGCACCCTGGGCGGGCACCGGCGCTGGGTGCTGTCGGTCCACCTGAGTGCCGACGGGCGTTACGCGGTCTCCACCGGGACGGACCGGACCCTGCGCCGGTGGGAGCTCGACTGGGAGCTGGAGGCCAGGGAGCCGGCGGGCTGGGACGAGGGCGCCCGCCCGCACCTGGAGGCGTTCCTCGCCGCGCACACGCCGTTCGGGCGGCCCGTGCCGCCCGGCCTCCAGGTGGTGTCGTACGACCCCCGGCTGGCCCGGCACGGAAAGCCGGTGTGGTCCCAGGCCGACTCCGACGCGCTGCTGCGTCACCTCGCCCGTGCCGGATACGGGTGGCTGCGGGCGGACGGCGTTCGGGCGGAGCTGGCGCGGACGGCCGCGGCGTGGCAGGGTCCGCGTCCGCTGCCCGCACCGCGGCGGGGGCCGGCGCGGGTGCTCAGTTCAGCAAGTCGTCGATATCGGGCTTGGCGAGGACGCCCGCGCAGCTGA
- a CDS encoding cytochrome P450 has protein sequence MSPHRLVPESLALLTEGYAWLPDLMRAEGDTSLSLRVVGRRALVLRGPEAVRFFYDEDHVRRHGALPGPVLSTLFGHGAVHTLDGDAHRHRKSFFLPLLETDAVTGSAEHITAAWDEAVPSWRAQPDVVLFDATARVITRGVCRWAGVPLTEDEEEPLARDLLAMVDGFATAGPRHWRARRARTRQERRFADLVTDVRSGTVQAPADSVLDRVCHHRDASGAALTPRIAAVELLNVIRPTTALSWFVAFAAHALHRWPEHKERLRSGEAGFATAFAHEVRRFYPFAPFLGGQAVTDLTWHSRHVPAGGLVLLDVYGQNHDERLWKDPYTFRPERFLDHPPGRDELIPQGGADPRTGHRCPGEAMAVGILETLSQRLADLSYEAPPQDLTIPLNRIPTRPRGGMIIRVLA, from the coding sequence ATGAGTCCCCACCGACTGGTTCCCGAGTCCCTGGCCCTGCTGACCGAGGGCTACGCCTGGCTCCCCGACCTGATGCGCGCCGAGGGCGACACTTCGCTGAGCCTCCGCGTCGTCGGTCGGCGGGCACTCGTGCTGCGGGGCCCCGAGGCGGTCCGCTTCTTCTACGACGAGGATCACGTCCGGCGCCACGGTGCGCTCCCCGGCCCGGTCCTGAGTACCCTCTTCGGCCACGGCGCGGTCCACACCCTCGACGGCGACGCCCACCGGCATCGCAAGTCCTTCTTCCTGCCGCTGCTGGAGACCGACGCGGTGACGGGCTCGGCCGAGCACATCACCGCCGCCTGGGACGAGGCCGTACCGAGCTGGCGGGCGCAGCCGGACGTGGTGCTCTTCGACGCCACCGCACGCGTGATCACGCGCGGGGTCTGCCGCTGGGCCGGCGTCCCTCTGACCGAGGACGAGGAGGAACCGCTGGCGCGGGACCTGCTGGCCATGGTGGACGGTTTCGCCACCGCGGGCCCCCGGCACTGGCGGGCCAGGCGGGCCCGCACCCGCCAGGAACGGCGGTTCGCCGACCTCGTCACCGACGTGAGGTCCGGGACGGTCCAGGCCCCGGCGGATTCCGTGCTGGACCGCGTCTGCCACCACCGCGACGCCTCCGGCGCCGCCTTGACACCCCGCATCGCGGCGGTGGAGCTGCTCAACGTCATCCGCCCCACCACGGCACTGAGCTGGTTCGTGGCCTTCGCGGCGCACGCCCTGCACCGTTGGCCCGAACACAAGGAGCGGCTCCGGTCGGGGGAGGCGGGGTTCGCCACGGCGTTCGCCCATGAGGTCCGCCGGTTCTACCCCTTCGCCCCGTTCCTGGGCGGTCAGGCCGTCACCGACCTGACCTGGCACAGCCGCCACGTCCCGGCCGGCGGCCTCGTCCTGCTGGACGTCTACGGCCAGAACCACGACGAACGCCTGTGGAAGGACCCGTACACCTTCCGCCCCGAACGCTTCCTCGACCACCCGCCCGGCCGGGACGAACTGATCCCCCAGGGCGGCGCGGACCCACGAACCGGACACCGCTGCCCCGGCGAGGCCATGGCCGTGGGCATCCTGGAGACGCTCTCCCAGCGCCTGGCCGACCTGAGCTACGAGGCTCCGCCGCAGGACCTGACCATCCCCCTGAACCGCATCCCCACCCGGCCACGCGGCGGAATGATCATCCGAGTGCTCGCCTAG
- a CDS encoding P-loop ATPase, Sll1717 family, with amino-acid sequence MTGPSGVVERLYFGREDAERDMSDGLLREGFLRTAAYDAAVSGRKMLIIGRKGSGKSAICMHLTADGVHPGGTALITPDDAAGDEIRRFELQGLTHDTAKSLIWRYVFAVQAARHIVAHAKQVHGLRRLPRPVKALRRFLRANGESADEPGLYDRLLHGVTGLQTSLSLEAFGVKAAVDVGGGPPVSEGARAARQLEVVERGVAEAFTHLDCAGSHAPLLLLVDQLEQIWSSDAESNAMVIGLLLAAKHVSGAYGKALRCLLFLRSDIYDTLSFSEGDKFHSEELRIQWTTTGLRDLALARARASAGAEVTGDRLWREVFPPAVGGEDTAEFLFGRALPRPRDAIQYLNVCRDTAVERGHESIHESDVLLATRQFSEWKLQDLAKEYLVTHPFLAHLFVMFQNTGYVVMRGALEARFDAVAETLHRQYPAYAEGLTAPGVVDTLYGVGLLGVRRGNDVVYTGGAHVPVQPHETEFHIHPCFRPALGATHAIDLHRYEPRALTDLLLRSSSNASAGVGPPVRRDFTLLEELERSCGSIQRQVGRAVGLPAETRAQLSQQVVRVMSDASQALLRLREGEAVDAHGHVLAAAQYFTTVAAQLLASGVDDGSGGSVVRRIEDEARRLTRTAGGSHTGGGGSSNS; translated from the coding sequence ATGACGGGGCCGTCGGGTGTGGTCGAGCGTCTCTACTTCGGGCGGGAGGATGCCGAGCGGGACATGTCCGACGGCCTGCTGCGCGAGGGATTCCTGCGGACCGCGGCCTACGACGCGGCCGTGTCCGGCCGCAAGATGCTCATCATCGGCCGTAAGGGCTCCGGCAAGAGCGCCATCTGCATGCATCTGACCGCCGACGGTGTCCACCCCGGCGGCACCGCCCTGATCACCCCCGACGACGCGGCGGGCGACGAGATCCGCCGATTCGAGCTGCAGGGGCTCACCCATGACACGGCCAAGTCGCTGATCTGGCGTTACGTCTTCGCCGTCCAGGCCGCGCGGCACATCGTCGCCCACGCCAAGCAGGTTCACGGGCTGCGGCGACTGCCCCGCCCGGTCAAGGCACTGCGGCGATTCCTCCGCGCGAACGGCGAGTCCGCGGACGAGCCCGGCCTCTACGACCGGCTGCTCCACGGCGTGACCGGACTGCAGACGTCTCTGTCCCTGGAAGCCTTCGGCGTCAAGGCCGCGGTGGATGTGGGCGGTGGCCCGCCGGTCTCCGAAGGTGCCCGCGCCGCACGTCAGCTGGAGGTCGTCGAGCGGGGCGTGGCGGAGGCCTTCACCCATCTCGACTGCGCCGGCTCGCACGCCCCGCTCCTGCTGCTCGTGGACCAGCTGGAGCAGATCTGGTCGAGCGACGCGGAGAGCAACGCCATGGTCATCGGGCTGCTGCTGGCGGCGAAGCACGTCTCGGGCGCGTACGGCAAGGCGCTGCGCTGTCTGCTCTTCCTGCGCTCGGACATATACGACACCCTCAGCTTCAGCGAGGGCGACAAGTTCCACAGCGAGGAGCTGCGCATCCAGTGGACCACCACCGGCCTGCGCGACCTCGCTCTGGCCCGGGCCCGCGCGTCGGCCGGCGCCGAGGTGACCGGCGACCGGCTGTGGCGGGAGGTCTTCCCGCCGGCCGTGGGTGGCGAGGACACCGCTGAATTCCTCTTCGGCCGCGCCCTGCCCCGCCCGCGCGACGCGATCCAGTACCTCAACGTGTGCCGGGACACCGCCGTCGAGCGGGGGCACGAGAGCATCCACGAGAGCGATGTCCTGCTCGCCACCCGGCAGTTCTCGGAGTGGAAGCTGCAGGACCTGGCCAAGGAGTACCTGGTCACCCATCCCTTCCTGGCCCACCTGTTCGTGATGTTCCAGAACACCGGCTACGTGGTGATGCGCGGTGCGCTGGAGGCCCGCTTCGACGCCGTCGCCGAGACGCTCCACCGCCAGTATCCGGCGTACGCCGAGGGCCTCACCGCGCCCGGCGTGGTCGACACGCTGTACGGGGTGGGCCTCCTGGGGGTGCGGCGCGGCAACGACGTGGTCTACACGGGCGGGGCCCATGTGCCCGTGCAGCCGCACGAGACGGAGTTCCACATCCATCCGTGCTTCCGGCCCGCGCTGGGTGCCACCCACGCCATCGACCTGCACCGGTACGAGCCGCGGGCCCTCACCGACCTGCTGCTCCGGAGCAGCTCGAACGCGTCGGCGGGGGTCGGCCCTCCGGTGCGCCGTGACTTCACGCTGCTGGAAGAGCTGGAGCGGTCCTGCGGCAGCATCCAGCGGCAGGTGGGGCGGGCGGTGGGGCTGCCCGCCGAGACCCGCGCGCAGCTCTCGCAGCAGGTCGTCCGGGTGATGAGCGACGCTTCCCAGGCGCTGTTGCGGCTGCGGGAGGGCGAGGCCGTCGATGCCCATGGGCATGTGCTGGCCGCCGCGCAGTACTTCACCACGGTCGCCGCGCAGTTGCTGGCCAGCGGGGTGGACGACGGCAGCGGCGGCAGCGTGGTGCGCAGGATCGAGGACGAGGCCCGGCGGCTGACCCGTACGGCAGGCGGCAGTCACACGGGAGGCGGGGGTTCCTCCAACTCCTGA